The Tachyglossus aculeatus isolate mTacAcu1 chromosome 12, mTacAcu1.pri, whole genome shotgun sequence genome contains the following window.
GTGGTCACGATCGGACCCGGGGGCGTGGCCACGGGCGGCTCGGGGGGCGTGGCCGCGATCGGCCCCCACCGGGGGCGTGGCCACGGGCGACTCAAGGGGCGTGGCCACGGGCGACTCAGGGGGCGTGGCCCCGATCGGACCCTGGGACGCGGCCACGGACGAGTCAGGGGGCGTGGCCACTACCGTGGGGGGGGCGTGGCCGCCCCCGGAGCCCGGGGCGTGGCCACGGGCGGCTCAGGGGGCGTGGTCGCTCTCGGATCCCGGGGCGTGGCCACGGGCGGatcccgggggcggggccccgggcgGCTCAGGGGGCGTGGCTACAATCGGATCCGGGGGCGTGGCCACGGGCGGatcccgggggcggggccacgaTCGGGCCCTGGGGCGTGCCCACGGACGAGTCAGGGGGCGTGGCCACGATCGGACCCCATCGGGGGCGTGGCCACGGGCGGCTCGGGGGGCGTGGCCACGATCGGGCCCCCCTCGGGGACGTGGCCACGGGCAGCTCAGGGGGCGTGGCCACCCTCCGATCCCGGGGGCGTGGCCACGGCCGAGCCAGGGGGCGTGGCCACTATCGGAGGGGGCGCGGCCGCGGGCGACTCAGGGGGCGTGGGCACTATCGGATCCGGGGGCGTGGCCACGCGTGGATCCCGGGGGCGtggccacgggggggggggctcaggggGCGTGGCCACGAGAGCCGTGCCGCGCCGCGCCGTGCCGTGCTGGGGCTCCCGGCTGGGTTTGGGCGGCGCCTGGTTCGGTCCGTGGCTCCGTTTGGGTCGCGGCCCGGAGGGCGCCGCTGAGCGGACggcgagcgggggggggggggggggggcgcctcctcctcctcgtcctcctcctcctcctcctcctcctcctcgtcctcctcgtcctcgtcctcgagCCCCCGGGTCCCCGGGTCCCTCCGTCCCGTCCCGCGGCGATGGGTCTGCAGGCCCTGGAGTTCAGCGACTGCTACCTGGACAGCCCCTGGTTCCGGGACCGCATCCGGGCGCACGAAGCGGAGCTGGACAGGACCAACAAGTTCATCAAGGACCTGCTCAAGGACGGCAAGAACCTCATCGCCGCCACCAAAAGTGAGCGGGGGGCGGGGACGGGAGGGGGCGGCCAGCTCGTCGCCGCTCCCTATGCACTAGgcgcccccccacacacacaccgggTCTCGGCGGGTTCGCACGAGGGGAGCGGGGAAGGGCTCGGGGAGGCCGCGGGCCCTGGGGACGAGCCGcctcctttaaaaagaaaaaaagtagtgtgtgtgtgtgtgtgtgtgtgtgtgtgtatatacacgtATAGGCGCGTATATGCACATAGACATATATGTGTGCCTATATGCGTATAGATGCACGAAtacatgtatgtgcatatatatatgcgcatatgtgtgtgtatatatacacacatatatacgtatgCACACGTCTATGCGCGTATATGCACGTAGACAGATATGTGTGTCTATATGCGTATAGATGCACGaatgcatatatgtgcatatgtgcatgggcgtgcgtgcatgcatgtatgcgtatgtgtgtgcgtgtatatatatacacacacgtatatgcgtatacacacatatatgcacgtATAGGTATATAGACATGTATGTGTGTCTATGTGCATGTAGATGCGCGaatacatatatgtgcatgtatgcatgtgtgtgcatgcgtgcatatatgcgtatatgtatacatacacatatgcgTATATGTGCACGCATGCATATATGCCTATGTGTGCATGCATATGCATGTATGCGTATGTGTGTATGAATGCACACACATACGTATATGTaagcatatatattcatatatatgcatgtattcgtacatgtgcatgtgtatgcatgtatgtatatgtgtgcatgtatgcaCATATGTGCAGATGTGCACATGTGTACTGTATATgtatgtgggggtgtgtgtgtgtgcatatacacaAACTattttatatacacacacacgtatgtgtagatgtatatgtatatatatatacatacctatataataatggcatttgttaagcgcttactatgtgcaaagcactgttctaagcgtgcgtgcgtgtgtgtgtgtgtgtgtgtgtgtgtagagataTAGCTctgtggcttctagactgtgagcccactgttgggtagggaccgtctctatatgttgccaacttgtacttcccaagtgcttagtacagtgctctgcacatagtaagcactcaatacatacgaatgaatgaatgaatatacacacaaacatatatagaagcagcgtggctcagtggaaagagccagggcttggcagtcagaggtcgtgggttctaatcccagctccgccgcctgtcagctatgtgactttgggcaagtcactccacttctctgtgcctcagttccctcacccggaaaatggggatgaagactgtgagccccacgtgggacaacctgatcaccttgtgtgtcccccgagcacttaggacagtggtttgcacatagttaagcgcttaacaaataccattttattattagtagtaataataattatactataattactataatataataatattactactaataataaaatggtatttgttaagcgcttaactatgctccaggcaccgtactaaacgctgggtgagcccgttgttatcagggactgtctctatctgtagccgacttgtacttcccaagcgcttagtccagtgctctgcacacagtaagcgctcaataagcacgaatgagtgaatgattgtctctgttgctggattgtaatttccaagcgcttagtacagtgctctgcacacactaagcgttcagtaaatacgattgaatgagtgaatgtgaatacaagccagtcgggttgaacacaggccttgtcccaggtgggcctcacagcctcaatcctcattttccaggcgaggtaactgaggcacagagaagttcgttaaaagcctgctatgtgccaggcactgtactgagcgctggggtgggtacaggctaatcgggtcgggcacagcccctgacccacgtgggactcacaagcctcaatccccgttttacagatgagcgagctgaatcaatcaatcaatcaatcgtatttattgagcgcttactatgtg
Protein-coding sequences here:
- the LOC119935625 gene encoding glycine-rich cell wall structural protein 1.0-like, whose amino-acid sequence is MGSLEKQRGVARAGPRRRGPGRLRGRGHHRALGAWPRATQGAWPQTDPGGVAPGGSGGVTTIGAWGVATNGSWGRGLGRLRGRGHYRIRGRGLAYIPGAWPRAAQGAWPLSDPGAWPRVDPGNGVTIGPWGVASDESGGVVTIGPGGVATGGSGGVAAIGPHRGRGHGRLKGRGHGRLRGRGPDRTLGRGHGRVRGRGHYRGGGVAAPGARGVATGGSGGVVALGSRGVATGGSRGRGPGRLRGRGYNRIRGRGHGRIPGAGPRSGPGACPRTSQGAWPRSDPIGGVATGGSGGVATIGPPSGTWPRAAQGAWPPSDPGGVATAEPGGVATIGGGAAAGDSGGVGTIGSGGVATRGSRGRGHGGGGSGGVATRAVPRRAVPCWGSRLGRR